A portion of the Haliaeetus albicilla chromosome 5, bHalAlb1.1, whole genome shotgun sequence genome contains these proteins:
- the RD3L gene encoding LOW QUALITY PROTEIN: protein RD3-like (The sequence of the model RefSeq protein was modified relative to this genomic sequence to represent the inferred CDS: deleted 3 bases in 2 codons), with product MPSLKMNLKNGYAQNTHQGKREQATDSQLRGKQSLCSSNSLETGYARIRDLQANSPETTLFTDNCKAARKDIYRYNNYRSDRNKQNLLPPLTPYSLKMPLFGWMKWSKNDSYKPTRYPGSEVVTKTLLRELKWHLKERERLVQEIENEQKVQKTGMDYNWLKNYQNPQATIPATEQRQLEVLCSQIQPCQTGTVLSRFREVLAENDVLPWEIVYIFKQVLKDFLTTIERENQQDQLVDAWNTNCSEHFSLRGDSSNKLDKDEIPTVSSYVDKNTQSMFPTFSHRIWNLPYYYPSS from the exons ATGCCATCCCTGAAAATGAATCTTAAAAATGGATATGCTCAAAATACTCATCAAGGAAAGAGGGAGCAGGCAACTGACAGCCAGTTGAGAGGGAAGCAAAGTCTATG cagTAGTAACAGCCTGGAAACAGGATATGCTAGAATAAGAGACCTTCAAGCAAACTCACCGGAAACAACACTGTTCACAGACAACTGCAAAG CTGCTAGGAAGGACATCTACAGGTAT AATAACTATCGGTCAGACAGAAATAAGCAAAATctactc ccccccctcaccccttACAGCTTAAAAATGCCACTTTTTGGCTGGATGAAATGGTCAAAAAATGATTCCTACAAACCCACAAGATATCCTGGATCAGAGGTAGTTACAAAAACCCTACTGAGGGAATTGAAATGGCACCTGAAAGAGCGTGAAAGATTAGTGCAAGAGAttgaaaatgaacagaaagtCCAGAAGACTGGCATGGATTACAACTGGCTGAAGAACTACCAAAACCCTCAAGCAACAATTCCAGCTACTGAGCAACGGCAGCTTGAAGTTCTGTGTTCACAAATCCAGCCTTGCCAAACAGGAACTGTTCTCAGCAG aTTTCGCGAAGTTTTGGCAGAAAATGATGTTTTACCCTGGGAAATAGTCTACATATTCAAGCaagttttaaaagattttcttaCTACCATTGAGAGAGAAAACCAACAAGATCAACTGGTAGATGCATGGAATACAAATTGCTCTGAACATTTCAGCCTGCGTGGAGACAGTTCTAACAAACTGGACAAAGATGAAATCCCCACAGTCTCAAGTTATGTCGACAAAAACACGCAAAGCATGTTTCCCACCTTCTCTCATAGAATCTGGAATCTACCCTATTACTACCCGTCAAGTTaa